Proteins from one Mixophyes fleayi isolate aMixFle1 chromosome 9, aMixFle1.hap1, whole genome shotgun sequence genomic window:
- the PIGH gene encoding phosphatidylinositol N-acetylglucosaminyltransferase subunit H yields MEGTEYSDIHGNKIRLQQSSYGDSCRDLTVTGPKLSLRSLAGWTCGVWLLAYTVFTYTQYSAVLSAAIVCTVLGLLLYLHLVKIDHESLLLLGSLGIQKTLTYASGRESTVFIEMCRVQDVVINEGISMQRVTCYLCILLRDPCDPQGVSQVIPVFRSSQPRLDCLVEIYRSCQDILSQRGNTGS; encoded by the coding sequence ATGGAGGGGACCGAGTACTCTGATATACACGGGAATAAGATCCGCCTCCAGCAGAGCTCGTACGGTGACTCCTGCCGGGACCTCACGGTCACCGGCCCCAAGCTGTCCCTGCGCTCCCTGGCCGGCTGGACCTGCGGGGTGTGGCTGCTGGCCTACACCGTCTTCACCTACACCCAGTACAGCGCCGTCCTGTCCGCCGCCATAGTGTGCACCGTGCTGGGCCTCCTGCTGTACCTGCACCTGGTGAAGATAGACCACGAGTCCCTGCTGCTGCTGGGCTCCCTGGGGATACAGAAGACCCTGACCTACGCCTCTGGCCGGGAGAGCACGGTGTTCATAGAGATGTGCCGGGTCCAGGATGTGGTCATCAATGAGGGGATCTCCATGCAGAGGGTCACCTGCTACCTGTGTATCCTGCTGAGGGACCCCTGTGACCCGCAGGGGGTGTCCCAGGTCATCCCGGTCTTCAGGAGCTCACAGCCCCGCCTGGACTGTTTGGTGGAGATCTATAGGAGCTGCCAGGACATCCTATCCCAGAGGGGTAACACTGGGAGCTAA